A single genomic interval of Natator depressus isolate rNatDep1 chromosome 14, rNatDep2.hap1, whole genome shotgun sequence harbors:
- the APOM gene encoding apolipoprotein M isoform X1, which translates to MLQCTWSYLLYLYGALISALSPCTPPAPLPASRLDRDQFPWQYLGTWHFIAGAAATPAALETFAGTDSSVFHMGQSPQPQRLQLRATLRLKSGGCVPRSWIYLLKEGSTDLATEGRPGMRTELFSSKCPDTIIVQESDRDYQRILLYSRTPHLADECIEDFRNQAYCLDMEEFLLIPRSQDNCQLQDS; encoded by the exons ATGCTCCAGTGCACCTGGTCTTACCTGCTGTACCTGTACGGGGCCCTGATCAGCGCCCTGAGCCCatgcacccccccagccccactgccagccAGCAGGCTGGACAGGGACCAG TTCCCCTGGCAGTACCTGGGCACCTGGCACTTCATtgctggagcagcagccaccCCTGCGGCCCTGGAGACCTTCGCGGGCACCGACAGCTCCGTCTTCCACatggggcagagcccccagccccagcgtcTGCAGCTCCGCGCCACCCTCCGCCT GAAATCAGGGGGCTGCGTGCCCAGATCATGGATTTATCTGCTTAAGGAAGGGAGCACGGACCTGGCCACAGAAG GCCGGCCCGGGATGAGAACCGAGCTGTTCTCCAGCAAGTGTCCAGACACCATCATTGTCCAGGAAAGCGACCGAGACTATCAAAGGATCCTGCTGTACT cccGCACCCCGCACCTGGCCGATGAGTGCATTGAGGATTTCCGGAACCAAGCCTACTGCCTGGACATGGAAGAATTCCTGCTTATCCCCCGCAGCCAAG ACAACTGCCAGCTTCAGGATTCCTGA
- the APOM gene encoding apolipoprotein M isoform X2, whose translation MLQCTWSYLLYLYGALISALSPCTPPAPLPASRLDRDQYLGTWHFIAGAAATPAALETFAGTDSSVFHMGQSPQPQRLQLRATLRLKSGGCVPRSWIYLLKEGSTDLATEGRPGMRTELFSSKCPDTIIVQESDRDYQRILLYSRTPHLADECIEDFRNQAYCLDMEEFLLIPRSQDNCQLQDS comes from the exons ATGCTCCAGTGCACCTGGTCTTACCTGCTGTACCTGTACGGGGCCCTGATCAGCGCCCTGAGCCCatgcacccccccagccccactgccagccAGCAGGCTGGACAGGGACCAG TACCTGGGCACCTGGCACTTCATtgctggagcagcagccaccCCTGCGGCCCTGGAGACCTTCGCGGGCACCGACAGCTCCGTCTTCCACatggggcagagcccccagccccagcgtcTGCAGCTCCGCGCCACCCTCCGCCT GAAATCAGGGGGCTGCGTGCCCAGATCATGGATTTATCTGCTTAAGGAAGGGAGCACGGACCTGGCCACAGAAG GCCGGCCCGGGATGAGAACCGAGCTGTTCTCCAGCAAGTGTCCAGACACCATCATTGTCCAGGAAAGCGACCGAGACTATCAAAGGATCCTGCTGTACT cccGCACCCCGCACCTGGCCGATGAGTGCATTGAGGATTTCCGGAACCAAGCCTACTGCCTGGACATGGAAGAATTCCTGCTTATCCCCCGCAGCCAAG ACAACTGCCAGCTTCAGGATTCCTGA